One region of Camelina sativa cultivar DH55 chromosome 6, Cs, whole genome shotgun sequence genomic DNA includes:
- the LOC104793517 gene encoding cytochrome P450 76C2-like, with amino-acid sequence MDIISEQTPILLFCFILSCFLIFITSRSRPKLRQVTAAPRGPPRLPFIGNIHLVGKHPHRSFADLSKKYGPVMSLKLGFLNSVVIASRDAAREVLRTHDQILSGRYVNAAVQSNNHHDFSVAWVHPTSTRWRMLRKLSVTQMFSPQRIEATKAMRMKRAQELVNFISESSEREEAVDISRALFVTALNIISNILFSVNIGSYNSKDSSVFQELMTGVMEAIGNPDLANFFPFMRFLDLQGNSKKMKDCSEKLFQVFREIYNARIVEKSSRTNEKDASSNDFMDALIDLHQGDQPEINTNEIEHLLFDLFIAGTDTTSSTVEWAMAELLRSPKSMTKVQDEINGVMGQNGVIQESDISELSYLQAVVKETFRLHPAAPLLLPRKAETDVDILGFLVPKNTQVLVNVWAIGRDPNVWENPNRFEPERFLGKDLDVKGKDYELTPFGAGRRICPGMPLALKTVPLMLASLLYSFDWKLPNGVGSEDLDMDETFGLTLHKTNPLHAVPLKKEP; translated from the exons ATGGACATCATCTCTGAACAAACGCCTATTCTCCTCTTTTGCTTTATCTTATCATGTTTTCTTATCTTCATCACCTCAAGATCCCGACCAAAACTTCGTCAAGTAACGGCAGCACCTCGGGGACCTCCACGGTTACCATTCATCGGAAACATTCATCTTGTCGGAAAGCACCCACATCGCTCATTCGCAGATCTCTCAAAAAAATATGGACCAGTCATGAGTCTTAAGCTTGGATTTTTAAACTCAGTGGTCATAGCTTCACGGGACGCTGCGAGAGAAGTACTAAGAACACATGATCAAATCTTGTCTGGCCGGTACGTAAATGCAGCGGTACAATCCAACAACCATCATGACTTCTCCGTTGCCTGGGTTCATCCTACGTCTACTCGTTGGAG AATGTTGAGGAAACTATCCGTGACTCAAATGTTTTCACCACAACGTATCGAAGCCACCAAAGCTATGAGGATGAAGAGGGCGCAAGAGCTTGTCAACTTCATAAGTGAAAgcagtgagagagaagaagctgtTGATATTTCTCGAGCATTATTCGTCACAGCTCTCAATATCATATCaaacattttgttttcagttAATATCGGTAGCTACAATTCGAAAGATTCCAGTGTGTTTCAAGAGTTGATGACTGGTGTCATGGAAGCTATCGGAAACCCAGACCTTGCTAACTTCTTCCCATTTATGAGGTTTCTTGACTTGCAAGGTAATAGTAAGAAGATGAAGGACTGCTCGGAGAAGTTGTTTCAGGTTTTTCGAGAGATATACAATGCTCGGATTGTGGAAAAATCATCTCGGACAAACGAGAAAGATGCTTCGAGCAACGACTTCATGGATGCACTTATCGATCTCCACCAAGGAGATCAACCTGAAATCAACACTAACGAGATTGAACACCTACTTTTC GATCTGTTTATAGCAGGTACGGATACAACGTCTAGTACAGTGGAATGGGCAATGGCAGAATTACTTCGATCCCCAAAATCAATGACAAAAGTTCAAGATGAGATAAATGGTGTGATGGGCCAAAACGGTGTCATTCAAGAGTCTGATATTTCAGAATTGTCGTATTTACAAGCGGTCGTTAAAGAAACTTTCCGATTACACCCGGCTGCTCCACTTCTCCTCCCACGGAAAGCGGAAACGGACGTGGATATTCTTGGTTTCCTTGTGCCTAAAAACACTCAGGTTCTTGTGAACGTGTGGGCCATAGGAAGAGACCCGAATGTATGGGAAAACCCAAACAGGTTCGAGCCAGAGAGGTTTCTGGGTAAGGATTTGGACGTGAAAGGTAAAGATTATGAGCTTACACCGTTTGGGGCCGGACGTAGAATTTGTCCGGGAATGCCTTTGGCTCTGAAAACAGTGCCTCTCATGcttgcttctcttctctattcATTTGACTGGAAGCTTCCAAACGGCGTCGGTTCAGAAGATTTGGACATGGACGAGACCTTTGGTCTCACATTGCACAAGACCAACCCGTTACATGCCGTGCCACTAAAAAAAGAGCCATAG